The DNA sequence ACGCGCCACTCGGGTCGACGAAATCCGGCGTGGACGTGCTGGCGATGGCGATTCACGCCACCCCGCCGATGCTCATCATGATCGCCGCCGGGGGCATCTTCGCCACCGTCATCGCGCTCGCCATCGGTACGCTGGCGGGCTACAGTGGCGGGACGGTTGACACCGTACTGACGTCCTTTTCGGACATTGCCATGACCATCCCCGGCCTGCCGCTCATCATGGTGCTCGCCGCCGTCTTCCACCCCGACAGCCCCGTCCTCATCGGCCTCCTCATCACCATCAACTATTGGGCTGGCCTCGCCCGCTCGATTCGCTCGCAGGTGCTTACCCTGCGCGAGGAGTCCTATGTGGAAGCCTCCCGGACGATGGGCGTGAGCACGCCGCGCATCCTGTTCAAGGACGTCATCCCGAATTTGATGCCGTTCGTGTTGGTCAACTTCGCCAACGCCGCTCGCTACGTCGTCTTCACCTCCGTCGGATTGGCCTATCTGGGCATCCTGCCCACCTCGGTGCCCAACTGGGGCGTCGACCTGAACAACGCGTACAAGCAAGCTGGGG is a window from the Haladaptatus sp. R4 genome containing:
- a CDS encoding ABC transporter permease — its product is APLGSTKSGVDVLAMAIHATPPMLIMIAAGGIFATVIALAIGTLAGYSGGTVDTVLTSFSDIAMTIPGLPLIMVLAAVFHPDSPVLIGLLITINYWAGLARSIRSQVLTLREESYVEASRTMGVSTPRILFKDVIPNLMPFVLVNFANAARYVVFTSVGLAYLGILPTSVPNWGVDLNNAYKQAG